The proteins below are encoded in one region of Desulfonatronum thioautotrophicum:
- a CDS encoding efflux RND transporter periplasmic adaptor subunit translates to MMTMSRRPRRIALPLVLLILLSGLGWMTYRALQPSQQSQDGGRPSGRPAVAVYVAPVESGLVRDIRTFSGTLTPRAQFDVAPKISGRVEKLFVDVGDPVQRGQLVAQLEDEEFVQQVEQARAELAVAKANLEEAGSELDIAEKELVRIESLRGQMVTSQAELDLTRSRYLAQQARLRVAEAQVEQRQAALRAAEVRLSYARIVAFWPDNGEHQPRIVGERFVDEGATLSANAPMLSVLDITKLRAIFHVTERDYARIRIGQEAQVTVDALQDTRFEGYVARVAPIFREASRQARIELELPNPEGVMKPGMFIRARLELARSENALLVPSVSLVRRDGQLSVFLIQEDTAHLVPVQIGIEEEGMTQILSPEDLSGNVVVLGQHLLEDGSTVRIVQDN, encoded by the coding sequence ATGATGACCATGTCTCGTCGACCGCGGCGGATCGCCTTGCCGCTTGTGCTTCTGATCCTTTTATCCGGACTGGGCTGGATGACCTATCGGGCACTTCAGCCATCCCAACAATCTCAAGATGGGGGACGCCCCTCAGGGCGTCCAGCAGTGGCCGTGTATGTAGCTCCGGTGGAGTCCGGGCTGGTTCGCGATATTCGAACCTTCTCCGGCACCTTGACTCCCCGAGCGCAATTCGACGTCGCACCCAAAATTTCCGGAAGGGTGGAGAAACTGTTTGTCGATGTCGGAGATCCTGTCCAGCGCGGCCAGCTCGTGGCCCAACTGGAAGATGAGGAGTTTGTGCAGCAGGTGGAACAGGCTCGGGCCGAACTGGCCGTAGCTAAAGCCAATCTGGAAGAAGCCGGCAGTGAACTGGATATTGCGGAGAAGGAACTGGTTCGGATCGAGTCGCTACGGGGTCAGATGGTTACATCCCAGGCTGAACTGGACCTGACCCGCTCGCGCTATCTGGCGCAACAGGCTCGATTGCGGGTGGCCGAAGCCCAGGTCGAACAACGCCAGGCTGCCCTACGTGCCGCTGAGGTCCGGTTGAGTTATGCCCGAATCGTGGCGTTCTGGCCGGATAATGGTGAGCACCAGCCCCGAATCGTCGGTGAACGGTTCGTTGACGAAGGGGCAACACTGTCCGCCAATGCTCCGATGCTTAGTGTGCTGGATATCACCAAACTCAGAGCAATTTTTCATGTTACTGAACGGGATTATGCTCGGATTCGGATCGGTCAGGAAGCGCAGGTAACGGTTGATGCTCTGCAGGATACCCGTTTTGAGGGCTATGTTGCCCGGGTCGCTCCCATTTTTCGGGAGGCATCCCGTCAGGCCCGGATCGAGCTGGAATTGCCCAATCCTGAGGGTGTGATGAAGCCCGGAATGTTTATCCGGGCGCGCCTGGAACTGGCCCGGTCGGAAAATGCATTGCTTGTTCCCTCAGTGTCCTTGGTCCGACGCGATGGCCAGCTCAGTGTTTTTCTGATCCAGGAGGATACGGCCCATCTGGTGCCTGTTCAGATTGGCATCGAAGAAGAGGGCATGACCCAGATTCTTTCGCCGGAAGATCTCTCCGGTAACGTCGTGGTCCTTGGCCAGCATCTTTTGGAAGACGGTTCAACCGTGCGCATTGTTCAGGATAATTAG
- a CDS encoding efflux RND transporter permease subunit encodes MYITQQSVSRPIFTIMVVLIVLILGGVSLSRLPIDLMPELTFPTLSVVTSFENASPEEMEELVTRLVEEAVVAVPGVEEITSASSEGQSTVRVSFTWGTDLNAAANDIRDRLDRIVGRLPDAADRPQLFKFDAAQFPILIMGASSRLDPVEMRLLIDNQIKQRIERIPGVATLDIWGGLEREIQVNVDRDRVRALGFSLDQIVQAVREANINVPAGSIEQDQFEVTLRTPGEFTSLEEIRSTVIAVRDGAPVYLGQLAEVVDGHQRRTRIIRINGEPGVRLAVRKQAGTNTVQVAQAVLRELDRVNADFPQIQIIPIIDTSTYIQQSINNVGRSILFGGTLAIFVLLFFLRNIRSTVVIATGIPISIIATFTLIYFGGFTLNLMTLGGLALGVGMMVDNAIVVLENIYRLRERGGEGQAMAVQGTSEVAAAVTASTITTLVIFLPMIFLEGIAGVMFRQLAYVVVFALICSLLVALTVVPMLSSRLLRADAGTSSPIAGTRGWLFATSGRMFKALEDAYLDLLQTALRHRLLTLGLTAAIFVGALALVPHLGSEFMPSTDEGEVRVNVEMEVGTRLDVVDAQVRRIEEIVRAEVPEIANMVVNVGSSGWRGGGGSRADIRMSLVPIAERTRSSEQIAADLRPSLSGIPGTVVRTRAGQGLFILRMGAGDGDSMVVEVRGWELERLDALAAEVADRMEIVPGITDVRLSREAGVRQELFRIDRIRAADLGLSATNIARTLETAIAGTRAANFRDGGFEYRILVKLAEAEQLRIQDILDLTMLNTNGEQVMLRNVVTVESGRGPIQIDRKDQQRIASISAAISGRDLGTVAADVRDALRDIPVPRDYEIVFAGDYEDQQEAFSELTLALILALVLVYMVMACLYESLRDPLVVMFAVPLAAIGVVLMLLLSGTTLNVQSFIGCIMLGGIVVNNAILIVDQSSTLRRDQGFPTMDAVLEAGRRRLRPILMTSLTTALALTPLALGWGEGAEAQAPMARVVIGGLISSSLITLVVIPVMYTLFYRAKRWEGEGLPATAG; translated from the coding sequence ATGTACATTACCCAGCAAAGCGTCTCCCGCCCGATCTTCACCATCATGGTCGTCCTGATCGTGCTCATTTTGGGCGGGGTGTCCTTGTCCCGGCTGCCCATCGATCTGATGCCGGAACTGACCTTCCCAACCTTGTCTGTTGTCACTTCTTTCGAGAATGCCAGTCCCGAAGAAATGGAAGAGCTGGTTACGCGGTTGGTGGAGGAGGCCGTGGTCGCTGTTCCTGGTGTGGAGGAAATCACCTCGGCATCGTCTGAAGGCCAAAGCACGGTCCGCGTTTCCTTTACCTGGGGTACGGATCTCAATGCCGCTGCCAACGATATCCGGGATCGTTTGGATCGGATCGTCGGGAGACTGCCGGATGCGGCGGATCGTCCGCAGTTGTTCAAGTTCGACGCAGCACAGTTTCCGATTCTGATCATGGGTGCCTCCAGCCGCCTTGATCCCGTGGAAATGCGTCTGCTGATCGACAACCAGATCAAGCAGCGCATCGAGCGAATTCCCGGCGTGGCTACCCTGGACATCTGGGGCGGCCTGGAGCGGGAGATTCAGGTCAATGTCGACCGCGACCGGGTTCGCGCCCTGGGTTTTTCCCTGGACCAGATCGTTCAGGCCGTGCGCGAGGCCAACATCAATGTTCCCGCCGGAAGCATCGAACAGGATCAGTTCGAGGTCACGCTGCGCACGCCCGGCGAGTTCACCAGTCTGGAGGAGATTCGCTCCACGGTGATTGCTGTCCGGGACGGTGCACCTGTATACCTTGGACAGTTGGCCGAGGTTGTGGACGGGCACCAGCGGCGCACCAGGATAATCCGGATCAACGGTGAACCCGGAGTGCGTCTGGCCGTGCGCAAACAGGCCGGAACCAACACCGTGCAGGTAGCCCAGGCCGTGCTTCGGGAGCTGGACCGGGTCAACGCGGACTTTCCGCAGATCCAGATCATTCCGATTATCGACACCTCCACCTACATCCAGCAATCCATCAACAACGTCGGCCGGTCGATTCTCTTTGGTGGAACGTTGGCCATATTCGTTCTGCTCTTTTTTCTGCGTAATATTCGCAGCACCGTGGTCATTGCCACGGGCATTCCCATTTCGATCATTGCCACATTCACCCTGATCTATTTTGGCGGGTTCACCTTGAACCTGATGACCCTTGGAGGCTTGGCCCTTGGGGTGGGGATGATGGTGGACAACGCCATCGTGGTCCTGGAAAACATCTACCGCCTCCGGGAGCGCGGCGGTGAGGGGCAGGCCATGGCGGTCCAGGGAACCAGCGAGGTGGCCGCGGCGGTGACCGCCAGTACGATCACCACCCTGGTCATCTTCCTGCCCATGATCTTTCTGGAAGGCATTGCCGGAGTGATGTTTCGGCAATTGGCCTATGTTGTTGTTTTTGCTTTGATCTGCTCTCTACTGGTGGCTCTGACCGTAGTCCCCATGCTGTCCTCCCGGCTGTTGCGGGCCGATGCGGGAACCTCTTCTCCCATAGCCGGCACGCGGGGCTGGCTGTTCGCGACCAGCGGCCGGATGTTCAAGGCCTTGGAAGACGCCTACCTGGACTTGCTGCAAACGGCCCTGCGCCACCGGTTGCTGACCCTGGGGCTGACCGCGGCCATTTTTGTCGGCGCCCTGGCCCTGGTGCCGCACTTGGGTTCCGAATTCATGCCCAGCACGGATGAGGGTGAGGTCCGGGTCAATGTGGAGATGGAAGTGGGCACGCGCCTGGACGTGGTTGATGCCCAGGTCCGGCGTATTGAGGAGATTGTACGGGCAGAGGTCCCGGAAATCGCGAACATGGTCGTCAATGTGGGCAGTTCGGGCTGGCGCGGCGGGGGCGGATCCCGGGCGGATATCCGCATGTCCCTGGTTCCGATAGCGGAGCGGACGCGCAGCAGCGAGCAGATCGCCGCGGACCTGCGGCCGTCCTTGAGCGGAATTCCCGGAACAGTGGTGCGGACCAGGGCCGGTCAGGGATTATTCATTCTGCGTATGGGAGCCGGAGACGGGGACAGCATGGTCGTGGAAGTGCGTGGCTGGGAGCTGGAGCGGCTGGATGCGCTGGCTGCCGAGGTCGCGGATCGGATGGAGATCGTTCCTGGCATCACGGATGTCCGTCTCAGCCGCGAGGCCGGAGTGCGCCAGGAACTGTTTCGCATCGACCGCATCCGGGCCGCGGATCTGGGACTTTCGGCCACGAATATCGCCCGAACCCTGGAAACGGCCATCGCCGGCACCCGGGCCGCGAACTTCCGGGACGGCGGTTTCGAATACCGCATTCTGGTCAAGCTGGCCGAGGCCGAGCAGTTGCGCATTCAGGACATCCTGGATCTGACCATGCTCAACACCAACGGAGAACAGGTCATGCTCCGCAATGTGGTCACGGTGGAAAGCGGGCGTGGGCCAATCCAGATCGACCGCAAGGATCAGCAGCGTATCGCCTCCATCTCCGCGGCCATCAGCGGCCGGGATCTGGGCACGGTTGCCGCTGATGTCCGAGACGCTCTGCGGGACATTCCGGTTCCCCGGGACTACGAAATCGTTTTTGCCGGAGACTATGAAGACCAGCAGGAGGCTTTCAGCGAATTGACCCTGGCTTTGATTCTGGCCCTGGTTCTGGTCTACATGGTCATGGCCTGCCTGTATGAATCCCTGCGTGATCCCTTGGTGGTCATGTTCGCCGTGCCCCTGGCGGCCATCGGGGTGGTGCTGATGCTGCTCCTCTCCGGTACCACGCTGAACGTCCAAAGCTTTATCGGCTGCATCATGCTTGGCGGGATCGTGGTCAACAACGCCATCCTGATCGTGGACCAGTCCTCCACCCTGCGGCGAGATCAGGGTTTTCCGACCATGGATGCCGTCCTGGAAGCCGGACGCCGCCGGCTGCGCCCAATCCTGATGACCTCCCTGACCACGGCCCTGGCCCTGACCCCCCTGGCCCTGGGCTGGGGCGAAGGCGCAGAAGCCCAGGCCCCCATGGCCCGCGTGGTCATCGGCGGCCTGATCAGCTCCAGCCTGATCACCCTGGTGGTGATTCCGGTGATGTACACGCTGTTTTACAGGGCGAAGCGATGGGAAGGGGAGGGCTTGCCGGCAACAGCCGGGTAA
- a CDS encoding type II secretion system protein, whose product MSDHFPVHSSPLLPSRQAGGFSLVEVALALAVMGLIGAMTFPLLSHLLTQQKVNRAETILESARREVLGYAMRTRSLPTEITAIGHQQDAWRTSLEYRRSTSPGEGDLCAFFSDTNGETELRLDRDGTIVENVAFILVSPGPNRFLQTDLTQDTVVIPGPGTDIDGRRYDDLHVFMTMDYLRTRIDCQ is encoded by the coding sequence ATGTCAGACCATTTCCCGGTACATTCGTCACCTTTGTTACCGTCTCGGCAGGCCGGGGGGTTCAGTCTCGTGGAGGTGGCCCTGGCCCTGGCGGTCATGGGCCTCATCGGGGCCATGACGTTCCCCCTGCTCTCCCACCTGCTCACCCAGCAAAAGGTCAACCGGGCCGAAACCATTCTGGAATCGGCCCGCCGTGAAGTCCTGGGCTATGCCATGCGCACCCGAAGCCTGCCCACGGAAATTACCGCCATCGGGCATCAGCAGGATGCCTGGCGGACAAGCCTGGAGTACCGGCGGTCAACATCACCGGGAGAAGGCGATCTCTGTGCGTTTTTCTCGGATACCAACGGTGAGACAGAACTTCGTCTCGATAGAGACGGAACCATCGTGGAGAACGTCGCGTTTATCCTGGTCAGCCCAGGGCCGAACAGGTTTCTTCAGACGGACCTGACGCAAGATACGGTCGTCATCCCGGGTCCTGGAACGGATATTGACGGCAGGCGCTACGACGATCTCCATGTCTTCATGACCATGGATTACCTGCGCACCCGCATTGACTGCCAGTAG
- a CDS encoding AAA family ATPase, whose amino-acid sequence MRWIKTSTSTARKNLSENSLVASALDAVHNGQAAPGSRTGRPRTRTIAIASGKGGAGKTSVAVCLAWSLAESGRNVCLVDVDLGLSNVDVLLGLTPRYTLEDVILGDVAMDQAITRVRPGLDVISGGSGAAALADLDPTRRNLFLSRIRSLEHYDFLLLDNAPGIHRQVVAFCLAAREQIIVINPEPTSVTDGYALLKVLHQNGLRQPPYLLVNRVADGFDHATLARRFAAVCKKHLRAVVLPLGAVPNDPAFQQAATQSTLTTTLHSPAPGINAVNRIASLLTRRKESEALYSHVEGFWTVSLNTLFQGLHLPGQAVPKPAAQKKTAIKDVLTRLDAVLKDLENLRSRSSGETAIPSETAHAADRLAEIGNRLHRLAATWKSGA is encoded by the coding sequence ATGAGATGGATCAAAACGTCAACTTCCACCGCCAGAAAGAACCTGTCGGAAAACTCCCTGGTGGCCTCGGCCCTGGACGCCGTACACAACGGACAGGCTGCGCCGGGATCGCGAACGGGAAGACCCAGGACCCGGACCATTGCCATTGCCAGCGGCAAGGGCGGGGCCGGGAAGACCTCGGTGGCGGTCTGTCTGGCCTGGAGTTTGGCGGAAAGCGGGCGCAACGTCTGCCTGGTGGATGTGGACCTGGGATTGTCCAACGTGGACGTGCTGCTGGGCCTGACTCCCCGGTACACCCTGGAGGACGTGATCCTTGGCGATGTGGCCATGGATCAGGCCATCACCAGGGTTCGGCCGGGGTTGGACGTGATCTCCGGAGGCTCCGGAGCAGCGGCTCTGGCGGATCTGGATCCGACCCGGCGCAACCTGTTTCTTTCCAGGATCAGGTCGCTGGAGCACTATGATTTCCTGCTCCTGGACAATGCTCCGGGCATCCACCGCCAGGTGGTGGCCTTTTGCCTGGCGGCCCGCGAACAGATCATCGTGATCAACCCGGAGCCGACGTCCGTGACCGACGGGTACGCCCTGCTGAAAGTGCTGCATCAAAACGGCCTGCGCCAGCCCCCGTACCTGCTGGTAAACCGAGTGGCGGACGGCTTTGACCACGCCACCCTGGCCCGACGTTTTGCCGCGGTCTGCAAAAAACACCTCCGGGCCGTGGTCCTGCCATTGGGCGCGGTGCCCAACGATCCGGCCTTCCAGCAGGCGGCAACCCAATCCACGCTGACGACCACCCTGCACTCCCCGGCTCCGGGCATCAATGCGGTGAACCGGATCGCCTCCCTGTTGACCCGGCGCAAGGAGAGTGAGGCCCTGTATTCCCATGTGGAGGGCTTCTGGACCGTTTCGCTGAATACCCTGTTCCAGGGCCTGCATCTGCCCGGACAGGCCGTGCCCAAGCCGGCTGCGCAAAAGAAGACGGCTATCAAGGACGTGCTCACCCGTCTGGATGCGGTGCTAAAGGACCTGGAAAACCTGCGCAGCAGATCATCCGGGGAAACGGCAATTCCCTCGGAAACGGCGCATGCGGCGGACCGCCTGGCAGAAATCGGGAATCGCCTGCATCGTCTGGCCGCAACCTGGAAAAGCGGTGCCTGA
- a CDS encoding Uma2 family endonuclease, which translates to MTARPQPHASPPPYTYDDYRQWPDDQRFELIEGQAWAMSPGPSVSHQQTVLFIAAQVERALAGKECRPFIAPLDVLFPKPGENEDKVRTVLQPDLFVVCDLKKIRPNAVVGAPDWVVEVLSPQTASRDHIAKRRFYEKAGVREYWLVHPEDRVVMIYRLEGEEFGKPDVVAMEGETGVGILPEVVIQWG; encoded by the coding sequence GTGACCGCCCGCCCCCAGCCGCACGCATCACCGCCCCCCTACACCTACGACGACTACCGGCAGTGGCCGGACGACCAGCGCTTCGAGTTGATTGAAGGGCAAGCCTGGGCCATGTCGCCCGGGCCGTCGGTTTCTCATCAGCAAACTGTGTTGTTTATCGCCGCCCAAGTGGAACGGGCCCTGGCTGGAAAAGAATGTCGCCCGTTCATCGCCCCGCTGGACGTCCTTTTTCCCAAGCCTGGAGAGAATGAAGACAAGGTCCGCACCGTCCTTCAGCCGGACCTGTTCGTGGTCTGCGATCTGAAAAAGATCAGGCCCAATGCGGTTGTCGGTGCGCCGGACTGGGTGGTGGAGGTCTTGTCGCCGCAAACGGCCTCCCGGGATCATATTGCCAAGCGCCGGTTCTACGAAAAGGCCGGAGTGCGGGAGTATTGGCTGGTGCATCCGGAGGACCGGGTGGTGATGATCTACCGGCTGGAAGGCGAGGAGTTCGGCAAGCCGGATGTCGTGGCCATGGAAGGGGAAACCGGGGTGGGGATCTTGCCGGAGGTGGTCATTCAGTGGGGATGA
- a CDS encoding AAA family ATPase: protein MPTNHDIALGESNFLLLRANPRNYFVDKSHFITRVFQDSSPVQLFPRPRRFGKTLNLTMLKAFSEHEPASGSGDWPHREAFAGLSVLQDTEIVDRHAGRYPIIFLTFKDVKTATWEQTLFGFSEIIATEMERLLPHLPLADLPDYHRKYIDTILQRRASASDLQFFLQRITALLAQHSSRNAIVLIDEYDTPILSAWTHGYYEEAITFFRNFLGAGLKDNPHLAKGVLTGILRIAKESVFSGLNNLEVYSLLRQQHADSFGFTPSEVGQMLGSFGLPERSKDVANWYDGYLFGQETIFNPWSILNFLKAPEEGCRPYWLNTSSNDLVRDLVMARASCANDRLQQELDLVMTGQPLAKVLDDHLVLRNITAGDDSLWQLLTMSGYLQARPAGMTPDGKRPLHLLAIPNIEVSLFYEDTLRAWLNQVSGDAGNMPAMLDALLQGRMEDFILLLENFALGMLSYYDVGGTEPERFYHAMFLGMFLHLNTHYDITSNREAGLGRYDIALIPKMPGQRGIVLELKKAGSREKLEAKAQAALEQAEAREYVAVLDQCQSSPQVLVGIALRGKRVAVRWKEIGGN, encoded by the coding sequence ATGCCCACAAACCACGACATCGCCCTGGGTGAATCCAATTTTCTGCTGCTGCGTGCCAATCCGCGGAACTATTTCGTGGATAAGAGCCATTTCATCACCCGTGTCTTTCAGGATTCCAGCCCGGTCCAACTCTTCCCCAGGCCCCGACGATTCGGCAAGACCTTGAACCTGACCATGCTCAAGGCATTTTCCGAGCATGAACCGGCTTCCGGCAGTGGCGACTGGCCGCACCGCGAGGCTTTTGCGGGCTTGAGCGTTCTGCAGGATACGGAGATCGTGGATCGGCATGCGGGGCGGTACCCGATCATTTTTTTGACGTTCAAGGATGTTAAGACAGCAACCTGGGAACAGACGCTGTTCGGGTTCTCTGAAATCATTGCCACGGAAATGGAACGCCTGCTGCCGCATCTCCCCCTGGCTGATCTGCCGGACTACCATCGGAAGTATATCGACACGATCCTGCAACGCCGGGCATCGGCATCTGATCTCCAGTTCTTTCTCCAACGCATCACCGCGCTGCTTGCCCAACACTCCTCACGCAACGCCATCGTCCTCATCGACGAATATGACACTCCCATTCTCTCGGCCTGGACCCATGGCTATTACGAGGAGGCCATCACCTTCTTTCGCAATTTTCTCGGAGCGGGGCTGAAGGATAACCCACACCTGGCCAAGGGCGTTTTGACCGGCATCTTGCGGATTGCCAAGGAATCGGTCTTCAGCGGGCTGAACAACCTGGAAGTCTATTCTTTGCTGCGTCAGCAGCATGCCGACAGTTTTGGGTTCACCCCGTCCGAGGTCGGCCAGATGCTGGGGAGCTTTGGGCTGCCGGAACGGTCCAAGGATGTTGCCAACTGGTACGATGGCTACCTTTTCGGCCAGGAAACCATCTTCAATCCCTGGTCCATACTCAACTTCCTGAAAGCCCCCGAAGAAGGATGCCGACCCTACTGGCTGAACACCAGCAGTAACGACCTGGTCAGGGACCTCGTCATGGCCCGGGCGTCCTGCGCCAATGATCGATTGCAGCAGGAACTGGATCTGGTCATGACCGGCCAACCGCTTGCAAAGGTTCTGGATGATCATCTCGTGCTGCGCAATATCACCGCCGGGGACGACAGCTTGTGGCAACTCTTGACCATGTCCGGCTATCTGCAAGCCCGACCCGCGGGGATGACCCCGGACGGCAAGCGTCCGCTCCATCTTCTTGCCATTCCCAATATTGAAGTCTCCCTGTTCTATGAAGACACCCTTCGGGCCTGGTTGAACCAGGTCAGCGGCGATGCCGGAAATATGCCCGCCATGCTTGACGCCCTGCTTCAGGGCCGGATGGAGGATTTTATCCTGTTGCTGGAAAATTTCGCCCTGGGCATGCTCAGTTACTACGATGTCGGCGGCACGGAGCCGGAGCGGTTCTACCATGCCATGTTCCTGGGCATGTTTCTGCATCTGAACACACACTACGATATCACCTCCAACCGCGAGGCCGGACTGGGCCGCTACGACATTGCCCTGATTCCCAAGATGCCAGGCCAGAGGGGCATTGTCCTGGAACTGAAAAAGGCGGGAAGCCGGGAAAAGCTGGAAGCCAAGGCCCAGGCTGCCCTGGAACAGGCCGAGGCCCGGGAATACGTGGCAGTGCTGGATCAATGCCAATCCTCGCCCCAGGTGCTGGTGGGCATTGCCCTGCGGGGCAAGAGGGTGGCGGTGCGCTGGAAGGAGATCGGGGGAAATTAA
- a CDS encoding nucleotidyltransferase domain-containing protein — protein MTNETTAVLELRNFIRDKTARRNAQNLRMWRRAADDAKRIIALIIDEFDPVAIYQWGSILDADAFTDISDIDIAVEGLDSAETFFALVAMAEKMTDFPLDIVEMEKVEPEYARLIRTYGRCAYRRDGQDMEGA, from the coding sequence ATGACGAATGAGACCACGGCAGTTCTTGAATTACGGAATTTTATCCGCGACAAGACGGCCAGACGCAACGCCCAAAACCTGCGGATGTGGCGTCGCGCCGCGGATGACGCGAAACGAATCATCGCCCTGATTATTGATGAATTTGACCCTGTCGCCATCTATCAATGGGGGTCGATTCTCGATGCCGACGCCTTCACGGATATTTCCGACATTGATATCGCGGTCGAGGGCCTGGATTCAGCCGAGACGTTCTTTGCTCTTGTTGCCATGGCCGAAAAGATGACCGACTTTCCGCTGGATATCGTGGAAATGGAGAAAGTCGAGCCGGAATACGCGCGCCTGATCCGCACTTATGGCCGATGCGCTTACAGGCGTGACGGACAAGACATGGAGGGAGCATGA
- a CDS encoding DUF4351 domain-containing protein, protein MPQESHDHNFKNVFLDFPRESLELFYPQALEQYGELQEITFVRQEPRKRRLSDSALALDMPILFRFARGSLLLWLVEFQEDKEKFSIYRLLRYATDLMEVHPDAVVIPTVLFTDRKAWRKDVPRKLESKFAGTTFLHFEYVHLKLFALQANDYYTVNNPVAKILMPKMQYPPSERLEVLRYAYLGLYQLVSWAHFEKYVDFIDVYAEVQPEEQKVLCAEIMENEETAMLAQYIKDLGRVEGRVEGRVEGRVEGRQAILQRLVTKRFGQNILDFHLQEQLRKATPEQLDLWAERILDAESVDDVFKDN, encoded by the coding sequence ATGCCCCAAGAATCCCACGACCATAATTTCAAGAACGTCTTCCTGGATTTCCCCCGCGAGTCCCTGGAACTCTTCTATCCGCAAGCCCTGGAACAATATGGCGAGCTCCAGGAGATTACCTTTGTCCGCCAGGAGCCGCGCAAACGCCGCCTGTCCGACTCCGCCCTGGCCCTGGACATGCCTATCCTGTTCCGCTTTGCCCGCGGCTCCCTGCTGCTCTGGCTGGTGGAGTTCCAGGAGGACAAGGAAAAATTCTCCATCTACAGGCTGCTACGCTACGCCACGGACCTGATGGAAGTCCATCCTGACGCCGTGGTCATCCCCACGGTTCTGTTCACGGACCGCAAGGCCTGGCGCAAGGACGTCCCCCGCAAGCTGGAAAGCAAATTCGCCGGAACAACCTTCCTGCACTTCGAATACGTCCACCTGAAACTGTTTGCCCTCCAGGCCAACGATTATTACACTGTCAACAACCCGGTGGCCAAAATCCTCATGCCCAAAATGCAGTACCCGCCATCCGAACGGCTTGAAGTCCTGCGCTACGCCTACCTGGGCCTCTACCAACTGGTATCCTGGGCGCATTTTGAAAAATATGTTGATTTTATTGACGTTTATGCCGAGGTGCAGCCGGAAGAGCAAAAAGTTCTCTGCGCCGAAATCATGGAAAACGAGGAGACCGCCATGCTCGCCCAATACATCAAAGATCTAGGTCGTGTCGAAGGTCGTGTCGAAGGTCGTGTCGAAGGTCGTGTCGAAGGCCGCCAAGCCATCCTCCAGCGCCTCGTCACCAAACGTTTCGGCCAAAACATCCTGGACTTTCACCTCCAGGAGCAACTCCGCAAAGCCACCCCCGAACAACTCGATCTTTGGGCCGAACGCATCCTGGATGCCGAGAGCGTCGACGATGTATTCAAGGACAATTGA
- a CDS encoding type II secretion system protein, translating to MLKRKNQSGFTLLEVAMVLIVASLIVIAVLSAQGVWDTAKFFRLERQVQELKVAIALYENKMGRLPGDSSPFPHDGEIDNALGQEWYVELNDENLVSSAAKAQRHPYADEVVLAYSDGDTTPGQNPFDLDINVFTYENIPVEWAEALDNAIDDGASNAGRVQATNPGLAAALGTYGAAIGDLVDVWIRLD from the coding sequence ATGCTGAAGAGGAAAAATCAGTCGGGGTTTACACTGCTGGAAGTGGCCATGGTCCTTATTGTGGCGAGCTTGATTGTCATTGCTGTTTTATCTGCTCAAGGTGTGTGGGATACTGCTAAATTTTTCCGTCTCGAGAGACAGGTTCAGGAATTAAAAGTTGCTATCGCACTCTATGAAAACAAAATGGGCAGGTTACCAGGAGATTCATCTCCTTTTCCACATGACGGTGAAATTGATAATGCACTCGGTCAGGAATGGTACGTTGAATTAAATGATGAAAATTTAGTTTCTTCTGCAGCAAAAGCACAAAGGCATCCTTACGCTGATGAGGTTGTTCTTGCATACAGCGATGGTGATACAACTCCTGGCCAAAATCCATTTGATTTAGATATCAATGTTTTTACTTATGAAAATATTCCTGTTGAATGGGCAGAAGCTTTGGATAATGCTATCGACGATGGGGCATCAAATGCTGGAAGAGTTCAAGCAACAAATCCAGGTCTTGCAGCAGCTCTCGGTACTTATGGCGCTGCAATAGGTGACCTGGTTGATGTGTGGATCAGGCTAGATTAG